The Oncorhynchus masou masou isolate Uvic2021 chromosome 8, UVic_Omas_1.1, whole genome shotgun sequence genome has a window encoding:
- the LOC135543732 gene encoding olfactory receptor 52E8-like produces the protein MSYLTSDPNQTENIDPIIRPPYFFISGFIDIPHMEYYYVFLCFVYIISLVGNTFVMMVIYMDNSLHSPKYIAVFNLAFTDVCGSTAMVPKLLDMFLFSRHLISYNQCLTSLFFIFLFLNMQSFNLTILSYDRLVAICCPLRYHMIVTHRSMFQLTGAAWAFAVFLVLLAVCLITRLSFCRSLVINSYFCDHGPLFRLAAPCSDVVPNIIISYLNPSIILLFPMIFIISSYICITHALFTITLPQDRVRALKTCTSHLILVAIFYLPINITYLLHPIIPTNARIINLSLTSVLPPMLNPIVYVLKTEEFKESAKKLLSKTGAQRALVPIQ, from the exons ATGAGttacctgacctctgaccctaacCAGACAGAGAACATTGACCCCATTATCCGACCCCCTTACTTCTTCATCAGTGGTTTCATCGACATCCCCCACATGGAGTACTATTACGTCTTCCTCTGCTTCGTATACATCATCTCTCTG GTGGGCAACACCTTCGTCATGATGGTCATCTACATGGACAACAGTCTCCACAG CCCCAAGTACATTGCTGTGTTCAACCTGGCCTTCACAGACGTGTGTGGGAGCACTGCCATGGTCCCCAAGCTACTGGATATGTTCCTCTTCAGCAGACATCTCATCTCCTACAACCAGTGCCTCACTAGCCTCTtcttcatcttcctcttcctcaacatGCAGTCCTTCAACCTCACCATCCTCTCTTACGACAGACTGGTGGCCATCTGCTGCCCGCTCAG GTACCATATGATAGTGACTCACAGGTCCATGTTCCAGCTGACGGGTGCTGCCTGGGCGTTTGCTGTGTTCCTGGTGTTGCTGGCTGTGTGCCTCATCACCCGACTCTCCTTCTGCCG gtCTCTGGTGATCAACAGCTACTTCTGCGACCACGGTCCCCTGTTCCGTCTGGCGGCCCCCTGTTCTGATGTGGTCCCTAACATAATAATATCTTATCTCAACCCCAGTATAATCCTATTGTTCCCCATGATCTTCATCATATCATCATACATCTGTATCACACACGCCCTGTTCACCATCACACTGCCCCAGGACAG agtcaGAGCCTTGAAGACGTGTACCTCACACCTGATACTCGTAGCCATATTCTACCTGCCTATTAATATCACCTACCTCCTTCACCCAATCATACCAACCAACGCCCGGAtcatcaacctctccctgacctcgGTGCTGCCGCCCATGCTCAACCCCATCGTATATGTTCTAAAGACAGAGGAGTTTAAGGAATCGGCCAAGAAGCTGCTTAGTAAAACAGGAGCACAGCGAGCTTTGGTGCCGATCCAATGA
- the LOC135543847 gene encoding olfactory receptor 1E16-like, giving the protein MSYLTSDPNQTENIDTIIRPPYFFISGFIDIPHMEYYYVFLCFVYIISLVGNTFVMMVIYMDNSLHSPKYIAVFNLAFTDVCGSTAMVPKLLDTFLFSRQLISYNQCLASLFFIFLFLNMQSFNLTILSYDRLVAICCPLRYHMMVTHRSMFQLTGAAWAFAVFLMLLAVCLITRLSFCRSLVINSYFCDHGPLYRLAAPCSDVVPNKVMAYLISTVLFLPMVFIISSYICITHALFTITLPQDRVRALKTCTSHLILVAIFYLPVNFTYFLHSIIPTNARIINLSLTSVLPPMLNPIIYVLKTEEFKESAKKLLSKRRAQRAVVLNQST; this is encoded by the exons ATGAGttacctgacctctgaccctaacCAGACAGAGAACATTGACACCATTATCCGACCCCCTTACTTCTTCATCAGTGGTTTCATCGACATCCCCCACATGGAGTATTATTACGTCTTCCTCTGCTTCGTATACATCATCTCTCTG GTGGGCAACACCTTCGTCATGATGGTCATCTACATGGACAACAGTCTCCACAG CCCCAAGTACATTGCTGTGTTCAACCTGGCCTTCACAGACGTGTGTGGGAGCACTGCCATGGTCCCCAAGCTACTGGATACGTTCCTCTTCAGCAGACAGCTCATCTCCTACAACCAGTGCCTCGCGAGCCTCTtcttcatcttcctcttcctcaacatGCAGTCCTTCAACCTCACCATCCTCTCTTACGACAGACTGGTGGCCATCTGCTGCCCGCTCAG GTACCATATGATGGTGACTCACAGGTCCATGTTCCAGCTGACGGGTGCTGCCTGGGCGTTTGCTGTGTTCCTGATGTTGCTGGCTGTGTGCCTCATCACCCGACTCTCCTTCTGCCG gtCTCTGGTGATCAACAGCTACTTCTGTGACCACGGTCCCCTGTACCGTCTGGCGGCCCCCTGTTCTGATGTCGTCCCTAACAAAGTGATGGCATATCTCATCTCTACAGTCCTCTTTCTTCCCATGGTCTTCATCATATCATCATACATCTGTATCACACACGCCCTGTTCACCATCACACTGCCCCAGGACAG agtCAGAGCCTTGAAGACGTGTACCTCACACCTGATACTCGTAGCCATATTCTACCTGCCTGTTAATTTCACATACTTCCTTCACTCAATCATACCAACCAACGCCCGGAtcatcaacctctccctgacctcgGTGCTGCCACCCATGCTCAACCCCATCATATATGTTCTGAAGACAGAGGAGTTTAAGGAATCGGCCAAGAAGCTGCTTAGTAAGAGAAGAGCACAGCGAGCTGTGGTGCTGAACCAATCAACATGA
- the LOC135543846 gene encoding olfactory receptor 10G7-like → MSSVNFTGKNVEEFTITGFDHLSHQKLLGFLIFITYFLVLLGSGTNICIILTDRRLHTPMYLLICNLAVVDIMFTTSTSITMISVLLAEVKTISYYSCISSMSIYHLGDIEEFLSLSLMALDRTIAISTPLRYHSILTNPRLFLLITATWLIGLGVMGVVAAQVDSLPYCQPIIRYVFCDYPAMVRAACVNPEPYWMLPTILGLWLIGAQFIFILLSYVNLIYTVLRLPNNESRVQVFNTCICHIIVVSCYYAPKLVSVLLTRIGVRLNLTERNALLIMATLLPSLINPVVYCLKTKEIRKRLVQILSRKRTAVMK, encoded by the coding sequence ATGTCTTCAGTGAATTTCACGGGGAAGAATGTGGAGGAGTTTACCATCACAGGCTTCGACCACCTCTCTCACCAGAAGCTCCTGGGCTTCCTCATCTTCATCACCTATTTCCTTGTGCTTCTGGGAAGCGGCACCAACATCTGCATCATTTTGACGGACAGACGGCTGCACACGCCCATGTACCTCCTTATCTGTAACCTGGCCGTGGTGGACATCATGTTCACCACCAGCACCAGCATCACTATGATTTCTGTCCTGCTGGCCGAGGTCAAAACCATCTCTTACTACTCCTGCATATCAAGCATGTCCATCTACCACCTGGGTGACATCGAAGAgtttctgtccctgtctctgatgGCTTTGGACCGAACCATCGCTATCAGCACCCCTCTTAGGTACCACAGCATCCTGACTAACCCACGGCTCTTCCTGTTGATCACAGCTACCTGGCTGATAGGGTTAGGGGTCATGGGGGTAGTAGCAGCTCAGGTAGACAGCCTTCCATACTGCCAGCCCATCATTAGATATGTGTTCTGTGACTATCCTGCTATGGTCAGAGCCGCCTGTGTCAACCCTGAACCCTATTGGATGCTTCCCACCATCCTGGGTCTGTGGTTGATTGGTGCACAGTTCATATTCATTCTGCTGTCATACGTGAATCTGATCTACACAGTACTGAGACTGCCAAACAACGAGAGCAGAGTGCAGGTGTTTAATACCTGTATTTGTCACATCATTGTGGTGTCCTGTTACTACGCTCCCAAGTTGGTCTCCGTGTTGTTGACGAGGATAGGGGTGAGGCTGAATCTGACGGAGCGTAACGCTTTACTGATTATGGCCACGCTGTTACCTTCTCTGATCaacccagtagtctactgtctgaAGACCAAGGAGATTAGAAAGAGATTGGTTCAGATACTGTCTAGGAAAAGAACGGCAGTGATGAAATGA